From the genome of Medicago truncatula cultivar Jemalong A17 chromosome 2, MtrunA17r5.0-ANR, whole genome shotgun sequence:
TAGATTGCTCAGATTCACACGCACTAGGGTTTTGacgtttcttcttctttcgtTCTTCTCTCTATGTTTCTTTTCCTCTTTCTAAAACTGAATGCTTCTCTCTCTACACTAACATAACACTTATAAACGTGCCACGTTGGATTGTCCACGTGTGCACTCACTAACGGTAGATTATAACATTTGACAGAATGGACGAGTAGTCGCGACGGAGATGTACATGAGGTACTAAACGGGAAAATTTTatacttatgggaccaaaatgaaaacaattaagttatgggaccaaacgTTTAATTAAAccttattcttatttttatacTTTCAAAAACATGATGCTGTTTTTAACACGAGGTTCAAACATTGGCTCATCGTGTGAGAAATTAGTTGCGCTTCTGCTAGAAACAATATCCCTTGGTGGATATTGGctcaaatatacatttttttttttgaaggaggcttaaatatacatattaacttcaaattttattatttttttggttgcaTTAAATTTCCCACTTGAACTTAAAAAAGATGGATGATATACCTTCTAAAGATAAGAATGAATATAAATTTACCAACAAAACAAGAATGAATATAAAAGAGGAACGATTGTATAAAGCTGAAGCTGAAGAACCAATGGGAGTAAAATGTAAACTGTATTAACAGAAGAAGCCTTTTTTATGGGTAAAGCTTTGACAGGAAACCAACCCCATAAGCATCTTTTTTATATACTTGTGGTCACAATTCCCAACTTTGTAGTAGCTTTCCTCAACAAAATGAACAACAGACAACAATCCACTCGGTAGTTTGTGAGAAAgtataaaactttttaaatttttaccaACAAGATACGGTGATCAAGAGTGGCAGCTGCTAATACTGTACCTTCTCGTCATTGAAATTCAGGCTCTCAATACCTCGGATAGTTGACTCAAAATTCTTCATGTTCGATGTGTTTCTGCCAGAAGATGTGGTTGCTTTGTGCTCCGATGATGTGATAGGTGAATTTCTTTGAGCACCAGAGGTTTTAAGGAGTGCTCCAGGACTACCATCCCTGGCAAGAGGAAGAGAGGGTTCAATTTCACTGCTAACAACTGCATCACGACTGTTGGAAACAGCACCTACTCGTCTTGTAGATCCACTAGGCCGGAAGAAATTAGAACTAGACAACTGCATAAACCATAGaccaaaatgtcaaaaataacatgaaaactagctgcaataaaaaaaatcagggtATTGTGACAACAAGCAGGCTATGTCATATCATACATGACAAAATCATGAATTAACCTCGAGCAAACACATAGGACATGACTAACCCCAAAAGTACAAACACATAAGTTTCTTTCGGCCGAAAAGCAAAAACTACAAAGTATATTCACAGCACAAAACTTTTAGATGTAGCAAATCTGAAGAAGCGGAGTCCAAAGAATGATATATAACTTTTCTAAACAAAGCTGACTTCTGAAAAATATTTGCGTTAATTGCTTAGCTCATGCTTCAATTGTGCAGATAGACACGCATGGAACAGCCAATACTTTATAAATCTAGTTATGACCAGAAGAAAAGAAGCAAAAAAGGGCAGATTCATAATTTCTTTTCCATTTTGAAATACAGCGTTGATTTTCTTAAACAGAAAGCAATGAGAAAGGTGGTATGCTTAATAtcgttaataaaataaaacatcatcATGTAGCTTTCTACAAGAGATAACTAGGTCATCAGTGGTCCCATAAATGAATATACTCACCATAACTTCTTTAGATCCATTTGAGTCACTTGGTACCGGGGCTTTTTGTCTAGACAAGTTTCCATCATTTGCAATAGGTCCAGAGTTTCTTCTACGAGCAGGATCTGATGAAGACCAACCAGCATGTCTACCATCTTCCCCACCTGAACAGAAATTtccccattaaaaaaaaaacattaaaaatactGACAGTACAGTAAGAAATGGAAAAACTGATAAATGAAAAACATAGAAGAACAGGAAATATACATTGAATGTCCAACACATTGTTAAGCTAAGAAAGTATGAAGCCACACACCTAAAATAATAGACCAGGGTTGTAAAAGTAAATATAATTATACCTGATGGTCTCTCAGCACTCACAACAGCTGGTGGTAATCCAGAACTTGGCCCAGCACCAGAACCCTGCAATATGTCACTTAAGTAAGACAATTTAAcctaaacaaaataacaattaatGTCACCAGATAGCACACCGCCACTTACAATGGCACGTGCAGAAGGAGTGGCAATTTGAGATTGCTGATACTTCAAAATGGTCCAATCGAAGACATAATCAAACTGGAATCCTGCAGCAACAGAAGAATACAAGCCAAAACACAGAcaagattaaaatttaaaacccGACCATCTAGTTATCAAAGACCTtaataatttcaaaagtaaaatataaataagaaaacaaagagGCTTAAACCTTCACGAATGAAAAGGTCGCGAAACAGCCTTTTCAGATATGCATAATCTGGTTTATCATCAAACCGCAATGACCGACAGTAATGGAAGTACGAAGCGAATTCTGAGGGGTAGCCACGACACAAGGACTAACAAAAAAGCAAGCCACGCTTTATTAGGATAAAGGAGTTTGAAACATAGTATGTaccaaaacaatattttatagtaCAGTTGTACCTCAATAGAAGTAGAAACTTTCTTCTCACTGATTTTCTCGTACTTCTGCTTTTTAGTACCTGCTTTTAATCCCTGCCATGGAAGGCTGTAGAAATaccaagtaaataaataattaatttaaaagcaGTTGATAAGGAAGATAAAACAACATAATGGCAAGGATAATTACCTTCCTCTCAGAAAGTACATAAGAACATATCCAAGTGATTCTAAGTCGTCCCTACGGCTTTGCTCTGATAAATAATGATCAAACATTCCAAAAGTTCAGAATCAATCACCAACAATAGATACAAAGGCAAGTGAGTTGGAAGACGAGATGTGCGAACGTACCAATTCCAAGATGCGTATTCATACTAGCATATCTAGCAGTTCCTGTCAAGTTCTTATTCTCTCTGAAAAGGATTATAAGCAAGTAAAATTCAGAGAAAACCCACAACTAAGTTGATTACTGAGGACTACAATACAATAAGCAAGAAccattttaatcaataaatcGAAACTTATTATAaagttatttgaaaaaatagcaaataaagtaaactaaaataaataaagatgaaTAACACAATCAACCCAACAACTAAGCCTTTTTCGACTAGGTGAGATTAGCTCCATGAATCAATTGACACCGCAAAGTCCTATCACATATTAGGTCCAAAATAATATCCTCTAAATCTCTCCTAATGGTTTGTCCTACAGATTTCTTTCGCCTCCCTGTAGTTATTAGACTATCCACCTAAGACCTCGCCATTTTCTCTGTTGAAAAATACCttaattttctttctattgattATAACAATCTTTAAAGAAGTTACTTAAAGAGATTTTACTTATTGTATAATTAACAGCAGCTAGTTATGCACGAGTATAGAAACATGTTTTcataaatacaaaaatagaaACTAGCACCAACAATTGGGACAAAAAGAATCTAAACTTGATTGATTGTCTGTTCAGATCTATCAATTTTCATATAACTTGTTCCTATAGTGGGTAAATTAAATTCTTCCAGCAATTCTCTGTTACGCATCCACATTTGGTAGTTAATCGATTTGGTAGTTAATCAAAGCTCTAGAGAgaaatagattatttttttaatcttccaACAATGTAAACAAGAGATTCGTCTCTGcataaaacacaaaaccaaaccaaaggCGCCACCTAATGTCATCACCCGAATTAAAGCTAATACTTTTATTGTAAACGACTCCCAGTGAATAGTTAGAGTCATGCAACAAACAATACTTTCAAGTTTCAGATAATGCATTTGTCATCATCGAATTATAGTTGTCCTAATTTCCTCTAATTTCATATAGTTAAAACTTGCTTCAACTTTCAACTAGGACATTACAcataaattcacaaaaactaaataaacatGACAGAAAATACCTGTAAGGTATATGCTGATGGGTAGAGGTGTCCCTGTATTTTTTAGCAAGACCGAAGTCAATGGCATACACCTACAACAGAGGTAAATTTTAAAAGGATAAATCCAATCCAAGAGATGACagaaagggagaagaaaagtAAATGAAAAAGCGAGAATTTAACTAATACTTGATTAGCTCGCCTCCCCAGACCCATGAGGAAGTTGTCTGGTTTGATGTCCCTATGTAAAAATGATTTGGAATGAATATATTCAACTCGATTTATCTGCAAACGGTTCAAGATTTCCCCATATTAAGatttaagtaaataaaaaattggaaagaGACGAAGCAATAAAGGAAATCCTACCATCTGATCAGCAAGCATGAGTACAGTTTTAAGGGACAATTTCCGACTACAAAAACTGAATAAATCCTCGAGACTTGGTCCTAGTAAATCCATTACAAGAACATTGTACTCTCCTTCTACGCCAAACCATCTCACATTCGGGATACCAGCTGCCATATAAAAGTAGCCAACCGAAAACATTTAATCCGAGTAATATGAAGTCTAATGAAGTAAACTAAGATATTATAAGGATAAAAATTCAGTAAGATAGGAAATTACTTCCGCCTTGAAGTACTTTATACAACTTTGATTCGTACAACAACTGAGGATGCTTGGTTTTGATATTTTCCTGAATCCAATAGCAACGAGAAAGAGttaaacatcaattaaacaCATCTATAATCATAAACAATCAACACCGTTCTTCAATAAGTTAACTGTCATCAATGTCATTAAAAACAACAGATAAACGACATGAGTATGCAGCCAAACACCCTTTTTGAGTTGTCAAACCAATACACAAGCGACAAATTTAATTAGACACAGGCAAATAACCTTGGTCACACCTATTAGCACCTTTAGATGCATTAATTCCTCTACAAAagttcaaacaaaaaaacattccaCCACACATTCAATAAAGCACGcctttatttcaattttgcactCATTAAAATTGAACAATAGACAACACCACGTGAATATTTGGTTCCACTTTTggaggtgtagaattgattttgacatgttccGTAGCTTTCGAATAGGACTGAATTTTCCTCCataattgattctacttgaagctaagatttgtagcttttgattctagaattgatttttacactcaaatttactgtccaactcacttttacataatGTATTCAAACACAAATCACTTTAGATAATCAATttactcaaaatcaattcttgtcACCCCAAAATCAAACATACACATACACATAAAAATCACACCTTTATGAGCTAGAATCAATAACTTTGACCAACAAACATGCAAATTGTGTTttagaattaaatataaaaaaaaaaaaacgaaaatttcataattaaatatgacagAAAAAAATACTCACAAGCTTAATTGCAACCTCTTCATTTGTCTGAATATTTGTACctgaattttcaaattaaataaattcaaagttagtgataataataataattgaaaaaataaataatgatggattgaaaaattgaaggaaaatgatGATACCGAGATAGATCTCGCCGAAGGATCCGCTACCAATTTTGCGGCCAAGACGGAACTTGTTACCAATACGAGGTTCCATTGGATCGGGTAAAAACCTAATAAAACCCTAGAAATTGGGAATTGAAGATTGGAAACTGAAGGAGTTGgtaaagagaaaggaaagaagaaaaggaaCGGGATAGAAGtgagaaatgaagaaaaggCAAGGGacaaaattggaagaaaaaaagagtttcTCTCTCTGGAAGGGAAGATGTTTAttattgagagagagagagagagagagattgtcTCTCCTCCCCTCAGGATTGCTTTGGCATCCAAACAAAcgtaatttgttttctttcttctcacGACTCAAGCCAGCAGTAACTTGATCAAACCACCTGGCTACGTGTTTATTCCATCTGCATTTGCAAGTAGAGATACTtggtttacacaaaaaaaaaaaaaaaaaaaaaaaaaaaacaatttagacTTGggcttcaatatttttttattaattttgaatttatttaaaaaaaacttcttttatTATTGGTCAACAAAAAACCTTTTAATATACCACCGGTCATAAATAAattccaattcttttttttttaaaataaacaaatcaattatttttagtcaaaaataaataaattccaagaaattcCAATTCTAATCAAggatatttattttgtaaaatccaatattttttcttgcataaaccaaaattaaattgattaattattattttatttttaattagcatgagctttttgttgttgcttaTATTCAAAACTATAGAGggtaaaataaatttatcaagTCCTTGTGAGCTTATCTCAATTGTTATATAGGGGTCGAGGACGAACctcgaacaccccacttattttGCTTAAAATGCTGAATCTCTAACAATtaaactacttgataaaaaataaaaacatcaatctccatttttttttgtttaaggtCGTCTATGTACATTTATGTATTCTTTTGATATACACTATGTTACACACTTTGGTGGTTCTCACAAGTTTAGAAGAGACATTCACCGTTGTTTTCAAATGGTCTGATTGTCTTGCATTTACAAGGAGAGAAACTCTTATA
Proteins encoded in this window:
- the LOC11432358 gene encoding casein kinase 1-like protein 2, whose amino-acid sequence is MEPRIGNKFRLGRKIGSGSFGEIYLGTNIQTNEEVAIKLENIKTKHPQLLYESKLYKVLQGGTGIPNVRWFGVEGEYNVLVMDLLGPSLEDLFSFCSRKLSLKTVLMLADQMINRVEYIHSKSFLHRDIKPDNFLMGLGRRANQVYAIDFGLAKKYRDTSTHQHIPYRENKNLTGTARYASMNTHLGIEQSRRDDLESLGYVLMYFLRGSLPWQGLKAGTKKQKYEKISEKKVSTSIESLCRGYPSEFASYFHYCRSLRFDDKPDYAYLKRLFRDLFIREGFQFDYVFDWTILKYQQSQIATPSARAIGSGAGPSSGLPPAVVSAERPSGGEDGRHAGWSSSDPARRRNSGPIANDGNLSRQKAPVPSDSNGSKEVMLSSSNFFRPSGSTRRVGAVSNSRDAVVSSEIEPSLPLARDGSPGALLKTSGAQRNSPITSSEHKATTSSGRNTSNMKNFESTIRGIESLNFNDEKVQY